In Thermoanaerobaculia bacterium, the sequence GATCGGGTCTTGATCCCGCGAGGTCTTCGGCTTCCGCCCGCGGGGGAGTAGCCGGGCCCCCGATCCGTGACTCGCGACCCGCGGCCCGCGCGAGTAAGATTCCACCCGTGGACCTCGAGCTCAACGGAAAGGTCGCCATGGTCGCGGCGGCGAGCAAGGGAATCGGACGCGCGATCGCCGAATCGCTCGCTCGCGAGGGATGCCGCCTCTCGATCTGCTCGCGCTCCGAGGCGTCGCTCGGCGCCGCTCGTGACGCGATCGCGGGGCAGGCGCCGCGGGTCGAGCTCCAGACGGTCGTCTGCGATCTGTCGAAGGGCGAGGACCTCGAGCGCTGGTTCCGGGAGTCGGCCGGCCGCTTCGGCCGGGTCGACATCCTCGTGACCAATGCCGGCGGCCCCCCGGCGGCGAAGTTCGAGGATCTGACCGAGGACCAGTGGCGCGACGGGATCGCCGGGACGCTGATGAACGTGGTCCGGCTGTCGCGCCTCGTCCTGCCCGGGATGCGGGAACGCCGGTGGGGCCGCCTCGTTCACATGACCTCCTTCGTCGCGAAGCAGCCGGCGGACCTCCTGACGATCTCCTCGACGATCCGCGCCGGGATCTCCGCCCTGACCAAGACCATGGCGAACCAGGTGGCCGCCGACAACGTTCTCGTCAACGCCGTCCTCCCGGGATACGTCGCGACG encodes:
- a CDS encoding SDR family oxidoreductase, with translation MDLELNGKVAMVAAASKGIGRAIAESLAREGCRLSICSRSEASLGAARDAIAGQAPRVELQTVVCDLSKGEDLERWFRESAGRFGRVDILVTNAGGPPAAKFEDLTEDQWRDGIAGTLMNVVRLSRLVLPGMRERRWGRLVHMTSFVAKQPADLLTISSTIRAGISALTKTMANQVAADNVLVNAVLPGYVATDRQVELNTIRARQAGISVEEYAARASEAIPLKRSARPRELGDVVAFLCSERASYVSGVSLLVDGSLVAGTF